One Hydrogenophaga crassostreae genomic region harbors:
- a CDS encoding sulfurtransferase has protein sequence MYTTLISASDLQALLQKENPPFLFDCSFDLTDARAGADQFQQGHLPGAVHADLDLNLSDKQHPDGLLAGRHPLPEKATFAAWLGAAGLNEGQQVVVYDRQGANYCGRLWWMLKWCGVEAVAVLDGGLQAWQAAGFALETGAVQAAHPAATAPLVMRGSLVPTVDTATLLGRLGDTGLTVIDARATPRFRGEIEPLDPVAGHIPGALNRPFAANMAPDGKFKSAAQLRQEFETLLAGRDPSSVVHHCGSGVSALPNLLAMAVAGMGLTALYPGSWSAWCNTPGTPRARS, from the coding sequence ATGTACACCACACTCATTTCCGCATCCGACCTGCAAGCCCTGCTACAAAAAGAAAACCCACCCTTTCTGTTCGACTGCAGCTTTGACCTCACCGATGCCCGCGCCGGCGCCGACCAGTTCCAACAAGGCCATCTTCCCGGTGCGGTGCATGCCGACCTCGACCTGAACCTGAGCGACAAGCAGCACCCAGACGGCTTGCTCGCCGGGCGCCACCCCTTGCCCGAGAAAGCGACCTTCGCCGCATGGCTGGGCGCCGCAGGGCTGAACGAAGGCCAACAGGTGGTGGTGTACGACCGCCAGGGCGCAAACTACTGCGGCCGCCTGTGGTGGATGCTCAAATGGTGCGGCGTCGAGGCAGTCGCTGTGCTGGATGGGGGCTTGCAGGCCTGGCAAGCGGCTGGGTTTGCACTGGAGACCGGCGCTGTGCAAGCCGCGCACCCGGCCGCGACAGCCCCGTTGGTGATGCGTGGGTCTCTGGTGCCCACGGTCGATACCGCCACCCTTCTGGGCAGGCTGGGCGACACCGGGCTCACCGTCATTGACGCCCGGGCAACGCCCAGGTTTCGCGGCGAAATTGAGCCGCTGGACCCTGTCGCTGGCCATATTCCGGGAGCGCTCAACCGGCCTTTCGCTGCCAACATGGCGCCTGACGGCAAATTCAAGTCCGCTGCCCAGTTGCGGCAGGAATTTGAAACACTACTGGCGGGGCGCGACCCTTCCAGTGTTGTTCACCACTGTGGCAGCGGCGTCAGCGCCCTGCCCAACCTGCTGGCCATGGCGGTGGCTGGCATGGGTCTCACAGCGCTCTATCCCGGCAGCTGGAGCGCCTGGTGCAACACGCCCGGCACACCGCGGGCACGAAGCTAG
- a CDS encoding PAS domain-containing sensor histidine kinase: protein MSAPNAKPHANASMAAARIMRTASILVAVPSSIATGMVYGVFQGSEHNVTYELQTGLLMAGAGWISAVLASWVNARTLAMALVFSVQAIAIYMVITFGSIRAAESVLFLATVAAAGVFLSRRALLVSLLTSVTALGAATYAEIAGLLKPLANPVNATTWFTHAAVLFAVASIVLYARLTTRKVYRDRIEALEENKRLAQERDHSLEHFTRIFRTNPSPMVAQVATTGKIIDVNPAFERCYGYTKQAVLGKTDVMLWAKPEQREKHMHELKRDKRAEQHVATAVRSDGSQFEGHIRSELGSESVDSLVITTITDMTEQNLTLIRLRRSEERFSKAFNLSPLDLAITRQSDDAVVEINRSEDGSNTEPLSDPIGLPASKVGPWFSSADREVFMGRLKMQGYLHGYEATLVRPNGSSMDAKVWAEQIEIDEEACILTCIVDTSAEKRRETMLRDIASGMNGHTAQAFFGVLTQHMSHALGADMVFVGELSPPHTIQTIAASKNGRLVPNFSFSIADKLCEKGMDQFEPLVLGEGLKDSEKWKDLDDDTCYEATICQALHDIDGKPIGLLNALWLHPITPSGDVVALMAIFASRANAELLRLRGDRKIEHLNETLEQRVHERTAELSKLNAELDSFAYSISHDLKSPLRAIDGFTQLLSERLESRLEPEEQHLMARVLSATHRMATLMADLLALARVSQVPLRRERLNLSELAARVCTNLARDPSWAKVRWQVEPGVYGNGDEELTRTVLEHLIGNAFKYTRDQASPLVEFGQMQGSEEAAPVFFVRDNGAGFSMAHKDKLFKPFQRLHMPDAGFDGTGIGLATVRRIVERHGGSISGEARVNLGAEFSFSLGDSKSTDNSENDAPERLGVSA from the coding sequence ATGTCAGCCCCCAACGCCAAGCCTCATGCCAATGCGAGCATGGCCGCCGCCAGAATCATGCGCACGGCCAGCATTCTGGTGGCCGTGCCCTCGAGCATCGCAACCGGGATGGTGTACGGGGTTTTCCAGGGGTCTGAGCACAACGTCACCTACGAGCTGCAAACAGGCCTCCTCATGGCCGGCGCAGGGTGGATCAGCGCTGTGCTGGCAAGCTGGGTCAACGCCAGAACCCTGGCCATGGCCCTGGTTTTTTCGGTACAGGCGATCGCCATCTACATGGTGATCACCTTCGGGTCCATCCGCGCGGCGGAATCGGTGTTGTTTCTGGCGACCGTGGCGGCAGCGGGTGTCTTTCTCAGCAGAAGGGCCCTGCTGGTTTCTTTGCTGACCAGCGTCACCGCGCTGGGCGCGGCGACCTACGCTGAAATTGCGGGTCTGCTCAAACCGCTGGCCAACCCGGTCAACGCCACCACCTGGTTCACCCACGCGGCCGTGCTCTTCGCGGTTGCCTCCATCGTGCTCTATGCCCGGCTGACCACGCGCAAGGTCTACAGGGATCGCATCGAGGCACTTGAAGAGAACAAGCGCCTGGCCCAGGAGCGCGACCACAGCCTGGAACACTTCACCCGCATCTTTCGCACCAACCCCAGCCCCATGGTGGCGCAGGTGGCCACCACGGGAAAAATCATCGATGTGAATCCGGCCTTCGAGCGCTGCTACGGCTACACGAAGCAAGCGGTTCTTGGCAAAACGGACGTAATGCTGTGGGCCAAGCCAGAGCAACGTGAAAAGCACATGCATGAGCTCAAACGCGACAAGCGCGCGGAGCAGCACGTTGCCACGGCCGTGCGCTCCGACGGCAGCCAGTTTGAAGGCCACATTCGCAGTGAACTGGGCAGCGAAAGCGTAGACAGCCTGGTCATCACCACCATCACCGACATGACGGAGCAAAACCTCACCCTGATCCGTTTGCGCCGATCGGAAGAGCGTTTCTCCAAAGCCTTCAACCTCAGCCCGCTTGATCTGGCCATCACCCGGCAAAGCGATGACGCCGTGGTTGAAATCAACCGCAGCGAAGACGGCAGCAACACCGAGCCCTTGTCAGACCCCATCGGTTTGCCCGCGTCAAAAGTTGGCCCGTGGTTTTCAAGCGCAGACCGTGAAGTCTTCATGGGTCGCTTGAAAATGCAGGGCTATCTGCATGGCTACGAGGCGACCCTGGTGCGCCCCAACGGCAGCAGCATGGACGCCAAGGTCTGGGCCGAACAAATCGAAATCGATGAAGAGGCCTGCATCCTCACCTGCATCGTGGACACCAGCGCGGAAAAACGGCGGGAAACCATGCTGCGCGACATCGCCAGCGGCATGAACGGCCACACCGCGCAAGCTTTTTTCGGTGTCCTGACCCAACACATGTCGCATGCCCTCGGGGCAGACATGGTGTTCGTAGGAGAACTCTCGCCACCGCATACGATTCAAACCATTGCTGCGTCGAAAAACGGCCGCCTGGTTCCCAACTTTTCTTTCTCGATTGCCGACAAGCTGTGTGAAAAGGGCATGGACCAATTTGAACCGCTCGTGCTCGGTGAAGGCCTGAAAGACAGCGAGAAGTGGAAAGACCTGGACGACGACACCTGCTATGAGGCCACCATTTGCCAGGCGCTGCACGATATCGATGGCAAACCCATTGGTCTGCTCAATGCCCTGTGGCTCCATCCCATCACCCCCAGCGGAGACGTCGTGGCGCTCATGGCCATTTTTGCCAGCCGCGCCAACGCAGAATTGCTGCGCTTGCGGGGCGACCGCAAGATCGAGCATCTCAATGAAACGCTGGAGCAGCGGGTTCATGAGCGGACCGCCGAGCTCAGCAAACTCAACGCCGAGCTCGACTCCTTTGCCTATTCCATTTCCCACGATCTCAAATCGCCACTGCGCGCCATCGATGGCTTCACCCAGTTGTTGAGCGAGCGCCTGGAGAGCCGCCTGGAGCCCGAAGAGCAACATCTGATGGCCCGGGTTTTGAGCGCCACCCATCGCATGGCCACGCTGATGGCCGATTTGCTGGCGCTGGCCAGAGTCAGCCAGGTACCGCTGCGGCGCGAGCGCCTCAACCTCAGCGAACTCGCCGCACGCGTCTGCACGAATCTGGCCCGCGACCCCTCCTGGGCCAAGGTGCGCTGGCAAGTGGAGCCCGGCGTGTATGGCAACGGCGACGAAGAGCTCACGCGCACCGTACTGGAGCACCTGATCGGCAATGCCTTCAAATACACCCGCGACCAAGCCAGTCCGCTGGTCGAATTCGGGCAAATGCAGGGCAGTGAAGAGGCCGCCCCGGTGTTTTTTGTGCGAGATAACGGAGCCGGATTTTCCATGGCACACAAAGACAAGCTTTTTAAGCCGTTTCAGCGCCTGCACATGCCCGATGCCGGGTTCGACGGCACGGGCATTGGGCTGGCCACCGTGCGGCGCATTGTCGAACGGCACGGCGGATCGATCTCGGGCGAAGCACGGGTCAACCTGGGTGCCGAGTTCAGCTTCAGCCTGGGAGACAGCAAATCAACGGACAACAGCGAAAACGACGCTCCTGAGCGCCTGGGTGTGAGCGCATGA
- a CDS encoding PAS domain-containing sensor histidine kinase, which yields MNTIEPSSRPLPGFSTTLNDLHSTAMKALLLSVGVSAFFVGIAVFAREGWSALTWFAIFTTAASGGMWILLKQGRTHLVTRCLVAIFLLVGTGGTIHNGSVRSAAAYLMLASMVVAGSYMSRAEALAVGAYIVITLGVLNWFEQQGQLSGVLPVAGWTVWVVQSAVMGTILITSLYGRYRLMQVVRDQEAALEAAQTAQTYLRASQSRFQALFDNNPVACLVQSFRTMQVLDANEIFCELFGYGRDALRSEPLPAFWTDLGAEQLFRQALLDHGHVRGVYAKGVKKDGTTIDCEVYGEVIRQAEEPIVLIMVLDISKETASRSEMEKAQERFRKAFEFSPLGMTITRLTDGQIKAANAANKNVLGWTAEDFAGKTMQGVGVWNEDADRQRFVDGLRANGRLLGHETTMRTKQGGLASVRVWAERIELDGEACALSFTLNVTEEKQREAMLINIAKGVSSQTGEAFFPSWAEHLATAIGANKILVVETAEEARFNTLALHANGTLQPLEAVNIPAKLLARLLLQDGILFIENSSAKDVDLIPSFEVAQPHPVQALAGIVLKDADGSAIGLIYVDWNASPVLQSTHLQALLSIFSSRCNAELVRLRRDREINRLYETLEQRVHARTAQLQYLNRELDSFAYSVSHDLKSPLRAIDGFLHLLHDQMAGRMTTDDEELFEKVSSSASRMGSLIADMLSLARVSQGQLQRMDVNLNDLVDTVIRREFDGDSTHQVEIVIEPDLHADCDPRLAQIVFENLIGNAWKYTHKKAHPRIEIGQRPLDPGLPAVFYVKDNGAGFDMGQVNRLFRPFTRLHSSREFEGSGIGLATVRRILERHGGFVRAEGVVDQGATIEFCFGVDGVD from the coding sequence ATGAACACCATCGAGCCCTCCTCCCGGCCATTGCCGGGTTTCTCCACAACGCTCAACGACCTTCACTCGACCGCCATGAAGGCGTTGCTGCTGAGCGTGGGCGTCAGTGCATTCTTCGTCGGCATCGCGGTATTCGCCAGGGAGGGCTGGAGCGCCCTCACCTGGTTTGCCATATTCACCACCGCGGCCTCTGGTGGCATGTGGATCCTGCTCAAGCAGGGGCGGACTCATCTCGTCACCCGCTGCCTGGTGGCCATCTTCCTTCTGGTGGGCACCGGCGGCACCATCCACAACGGCAGTGTTCGCAGCGCTGCCGCCTATCTGATGCTGGCCAGCATGGTCGTCGCCGGCAGCTACATGTCACGGGCAGAGGCGCTGGCCGTCGGGGCCTACATCGTCATCACACTGGGGGTGCTCAACTGGTTCGAACAGCAGGGTCAGCTCTCGGGGGTGTTGCCCGTAGCCGGCTGGACGGTCTGGGTGGTTCAATCGGCGGTGATGGGTACGATACTGATCACATCCCTCTATGGTCGCTACCGGCTCATGCAGGTGGTCCGAGACCAGGAGGCAGCACTTGAAGCCGCACAGACCGCGCAAACCTACCTTCGCGCCAGTCAAAGCCGCTTTCAGGCGCTGTTCGACAACAACCCTGTTGCGTGTCTCGTGCAGTCCTTTCGGACCATGCAGGTGCTGGACGCCAATGAAATTTTTTGCGAGCTGTTTGGCTACGGGCGTGATGCCCTGCGCAGCGAGCCGCTGCCGGCCTTCTGGACGGACCTCGGGGCGGAACAGCTGTTTCGCCAGGCGCTGCTCGACCATGGGCATGTCAGGGGGGTCTATGCGAAAGGTGTCAAAAAAGATGGCACCACGATCGATTGCGAGGTCTACGGAGAAGTGATCCGGCAGGCCGAGGAGCCCATTGTGCTGATCATGGTGCTCGACATCAGCAAGGAAACCGCGTCACGCAGTGAAATGGAGAAGGCTCAGGAGCGCTTTCGCAAGGCTTTCGAGTTCAGTCCGCTGGGCATGACCATCACGCGACTCACCGACGGGCAGATCAAGGCGGCCAACGCAGCGAACAAGAATGTGCTGGGCTGGACCGCCGAGGACTTTGCAGGCAAAACCATGCAGGGTGTGGGGGTCTGGAACGAAGATGCCGACCGCCAGCGCTTTGTGGACGGCTTGCGCGCAAATGGTCGCCTGCTCGGTCACGAAACCACCATGAGAACCAAACAAGGCGGTTTGGCGAGCGTGCGGGTGTGGGCCGAGCGGATCGAACTTGACGGCGAAGCCTGCGCACTGTCGTTCACCCTCAACGTGACCGAGGAAAAGCAGCGCGAGGCCATGCTGATCAATATCGCCAAAGGCGTGTCCTCCCAGACAGGAGAGGCCTTCTTCCCCTCTTGGGCAGAGCACCTGGCCACAGCCATTGGGGCGAACAAGATTCTGGTGGTCGAGACCGCGGAAGAGGCCCGCTTCAACACCTTGGCACTGCACGCCAATGGCACGCTGCAACCGCTCGAAGCGGTCAACATTCCCGCCAAACTGCTCGCCCGCCTCCTGCTCCAGGACGGCATTTTGTTCATCGAAAACTCTTCGGCCAAAGATGTGGATCTCATCCCTTCGTTCGAAGTAGCCCAACCCCACCCGGTCCAGGCGCTCGCCGGGATCGTACTGAAGGACGCTGATGGCAGCGCCATCGGACTGATCTATGTGGATTGGAATGCCTCGCCTGTGCTTCAAAGCACCCATTTGCAGGCCTTGCTGTCCATTTTCTCTAGCCGGTGCAATGCCGAGCTGGTGCGTTTGCGGCGCGACCGGGAGATCAACCGCCTGTACGAAACGCTGGAACAAAGGGTTCATGCCCGCACCGCTCAGCTGCAGTACCTCAACAGAGAGCTGGACAGTTTTGCCTACTCGGTCTCACACGATCTGAAATCACCGCTGCGCGCCATCGACGGGTTCCTGCACCTGCTGCACGACCAGATGGCCGGGCGGATGACAACAGACGACGAAGAACTGTTTGAAAAGGTGTCTTCTTCGGCTTCACGCATGGGCAGCCTGATCGCCGACATGCTCTCCCTGGCACGGGTCAGTCAAGGGCAGCTTCAACGCATGGACGTGAACCTGAACGATCTGGTCGACACCGTCATTCGCCGTGAATTCGACGGTGATTCCACCCACCAGGTCGAGATCGTCATCGAGCCCGACCTGCATGCCGACTGCGACCCGAGGCTGGCGCAGATCGTGTTCGAAAACCTGATCGGCAATGCCTGGAAGTACACCCACAAAAAGGCCCACCCGCGCATCGAAATCGGACAACGGCCCCTCGATCCGGGCTTGCCTGCGGTGTTTTACGTGAAAGACAACGGTGCGGGGTTCGACATGGGCCAGGTCAATCGCCTGTTCCGACCCTTCACCCGCCTGCACTCATCCCGGGAGTTCGAAGGCTCGGGCATCGGGCTGGCCACCGTGCGCCGGATTCTGGAACGTCACGGGGGCTTTGTGCGCGCAGAAGGCGTGGTCGACCAGGGGGCCACCATCGAGTTTTGTTTCGGCGTCGACGGAGTGGACTAG
- a CDS encoding ZIP family metal transporter, producing MTLIAILIGTIAAGVGSVLLAAVLGMAMLGRYTQHMLSLAAGALMATAFMHLLPEAFESQMGAQQLFAMLLGGLVFFFLLDKAELWHHGHEHHHPDASGHHSSDEHHGHTHVHHHNHGGERPSGGWAVLAGDSVHAFGDGILIASAFMADMRLGVVTSLAVLAHEVPHHIGDLVVLRQTSGTDRAAVVKVSMAGTVTALGGVVGYFLLARFEDLLPFFLVLASSSFVYVALADLIPQLQKRLSFRETVAQVVWLGVGIGLVFVISSLAHAGH from the coding sequence ATGACCTTGATCGCCATTCTGATTGGAACCATCGCCGCCGGCGTCGGCAGTGTCCTGCTCGCCGCCGTTCTGGGCATGGCCATGCTCGGGCGCTACACCCAGCACATGCTGAGCCTCGCCGCGGGCGCCTTGATGGCCACCGCCTTCATGCATTTGTTGCCGGAGGCGTTCGAGAGCCAGATGGGTGCGCAGCAACTGTTTGCCATGTTGCTGGGCGGACTGGTCTTTTTCTTTTTGCTCGACAAGGCAGAACTTTGGCACCATGGTCATGAGCACCACCACCCTGACGCGAGTGGCCATCACAGCTCCGACGAGCACCATGGTCATACCCATGTCCATCATCACAACCATGGCGGTGAACGGCCCTCGGGTGGCTGGGCCGTGCTGGCGGGCGACAGCGTGCATGCGTTTGGCGACGGTATTTTGATCGCTTCGGCATTCATGGCCGATATGCGGCTCGGCGTGGTCACTTCGCTGGCGGTGCTGGCCCATGAAGTGCCACACCACATTGGCGATCTGGTGGTTCTGCGCCAAACCTCGGGCACCGATCGCGCGGCGGTGGTCAAAGTGTCAATGGCCGGTACCGTGACCGCCCTGGGCGGCGTGGTGGGCTACTTTTTGCTGGCCCGTTTTGAGGATCTTTTGCCCTTTTTCCTGGTGCTGGCCTCCAGCAGCTTTGTCTATGTGGCATTGGCTGACCTGATTCCACAGTTGCAAAAACGCCTGAGTTTTCGCGAAACCGTGGCCCAGGTGGTTTGGCTGGGCGTGGGTATCGGACTGGTGTTCGTGATCAGCAGCCTGGCCCATGCCGGACACTGA
- a CDS encoding dienelactone hydrolase family protein has translation MPQNDLIVDSQALLDARELGNGATRRTALKAALGVGYAAAALPIMAQTAVKTSADGLTVGEVLIDVNGFKMPVYRAAPAGKTGLPVVLVLSEIFGVHEHIADVARRFAHLGYMALAPELFVRQGDAQSYGEMAKLIAEVVSKVPDAQVMGDLDATVKWAAANGGDTSRLGVTGFCWGGRHVWLYAAHNPAVKAGVAWYGRLVGQASELNPKQPVDIAGALNGPVLGLYGGADTGIPLDTVDKMKAALAAGNAAAKASTFVVYPDTPHAFNADYRPSYRKEAADDGWKRATAWFKANGVG, from the coding sequence ATGCCTCAAAACGATCTGATTGTTGACAGCCAGGCCTTGCTCGATGCCCGTGAGCTGGGCAATGGAGCCACGCGGCGAACGGCATTGAAGGCGGCCCTGGGCGTGGGCTACGCCGCTGCCGCCTTGCCCATCATGGCGCAGACCGCGGTCAAAACATCGGCCGACGGACTGACCGTTGGTGAGGTGTTGATCGACGTGAACGGCTTCAAGATGCCGGTCTACCGCGCAGCGCCAGCGGGCAAAACGGGCTTGCCTGTGGTGTTGGTGTTGTCGGAAATTTTTGGTGTGCATGAACACATTGCCGATGTGGCCCGGCGCTTTGCGCACCTGGGCTACATGGCACTCGCGCCTGAACTGTTTGTGCGCCAGGGCGATGCTCAAAGCTATGGCGAAATGGCCAAGTTGATTGCCGAAGTGGTCTCCAAGGTACCCGATGCACAGGTCATGGGGGATCTGGATGCCACCGTGAAATGGGCTGCAGCCAATGGCGGCGATACCAGCCGGCTGGGTGTGACCGGGTTTTGCTGGGGCGGGCGCCATGTGTGGCTTTATGCGGCGCACAACCCGGCGGTCAAAGCCGGCGTGGCCTGGTATGGCCGTTTGGTGGGACAGGCGAGCGAACTCAACCCAAAGCAGCCGGTGGATATTGCGGGCGCGCTGAACGGTCCAGTTCTAGGCCTTTATGGTGGGGCCGACACCGGCATCCCGCTTGACACGGTTGATAAGATGAAAGCCGCCTTGGCTGCGGGCAACGCGGCTGCCAAGGCATCGACCTTCGTGGTCTACCCCGATACACCGCACGCTTTCAATGCCGATTACCGGCCGAGCTACCGCAAAGAAGCCGCCGATGACGGCTGGAAGCGGGCCACGGCCTGGTTCAAGGCCAACGGTGTGGGCTGA
- a CDS encoding alkaline phosphatase D family protein has protein sequence MQTLGPILQFLGNENHTWGVSLLLIAAPGDPPPTLQLDPPAQAGPPTSSVVPGHPGVAWRFDIAVPQGNAAVEVNYQCNGTAHRFQVPAQGTSPNLGYVSCNGFSDLRVKKSLKEPQALWSRLARLHQQIDRVDTTTYGPLHVLLMGGDQIYSDDMWTAIPELLAWTELPWPRRIRAPFTASMRSALQKHYAQLYMDHWGQPEQAAMLASVPAVMMWDDHDIIDGWGSHPTELHECAVFQGIFIAAKAAFELFQRQMLGAPPPATLPTQDHHNSGYRFGSAGLLVLDMRSERSPRRGDINATGGLLNAEQVMSEKSWRAVYQWLDAQAAVGDMKHLFVMSSIPVVHPSFELLEKMLGILPGKQEIEDDLRDHWTSPPHKAERLRLVHRLLQASATGTRITILSGDVHVAAVGVIESDRTDVPENARIVNQLTSSGVVHPPPLGVALYFLEQACQQIETIDRGITGAMYEFPTTRHRMIGCRNIMTIQPDAPGKGDRIWVNWWAEGEAHPYTKVIHAVK, from the coding sequence ATGCAGACACTCGGCCCCATCCTTCAGTTTCTGGGCAATGAGAACCACACCTGGGGCGTCAGCTTGCTGCTGATTGCCGCGCCCGGTGACCCGCCCCCCACGCTCCAGCTCGATCCACCCGCCCAGGCCGGTCCGCCCACCTCAAGCGTAGTTCCTGGACACCCCGGCGTCGCCTGGCGCTTTGATATCGCCGTACCCCAAGGCAATGCCGCGGTGGAAGTCAACTACCAATGCAACGGCACCGCACACCGGTTCCAGGTTCCAGCTCAAGGGACCTCACCCAATCTGGGCTACGTTTCGTGCAATGGTTTTTCAGACCTGCGCGTCAAGAAGAGCCTCAAGGAACCGCAAGCCCTGTGGTCACGCCTGGCCCGCCTGCACCAGCAGATTGACCGCGTCGACACCACGACCTACGGCCCCCTACATGTCCTGCTCATGGGAGGCGACCAGATCTACAGCGACGATATGTGGACCGCCATCCCTGAACTGCTCGCCTGGACGGAACTGCCCTGGCCACGTCGCATCAGGGCGCCATTCACCGCATCCATGCGCAGCGCACTGCAAAAGCACTATGCCCAACTCTACATGGACCACTGGGGCCAGCCCGAGCAGGCGGCCATGCTTGCCAGCGTGCCCGCAGTGATGATGTGGGACGACCACGACATCATCGATGGATGGGGCTCACACCCCACAGAGCTCCATGAGTGCGCGGTGTTTCAGGGCATTTTTATCGCCGCAAAAGCCGCATTCGAACTCTTTCAGCGCCAGATGCTGGGCGCCCCGCCACCGGCGACCCTGCCCACCCAAGACCACCACAACAGCGGATACCGCTTCGGCTCGGCCGGGCTGCTGGTGCTCGACATGCGCAGCGAGCGCAGCCCCCGCCGCGGTGACATCAATGCCACCGGCGGTTTGCTGAACGCCGAGCAGGTGATGAGCGAAAAAAGCTGGCGCGCCGTCTACCAGTGGCTTGATGCCCAGGCCGCCGTGGGCGATATGAAACATCTCTTTGTCATGAGCAGCATCCCTGTGGTGCACCCCAGTTTTGAGCTGCTCGAAAAAATGCTCGGCATCCTGCCTGGCAAGCAAGAGATTGAAGACGACCTGCGAGACCACTGGACAAGCCCGCCCCACAAGGCAGAGCGCCTGCGCCTGGTTCACCGGTTGCTGCAAGCCAGCGCAACCGGTACCCGCATCACCATTCTTTCAGGCGATGTACACGTGGCCGCCGTCGGCGTCATCGAGTCGGACCGGACCGACGTGCCGGAAAATGCCCGCATCGTGAACCAGCTCACTTCCAGCGGCGTGGTTCACCCGCCCCCCTTGGGCGTAGCGCTCTATTTTCTCGAACAAGCCTGCCAACAGATCGAAACCATCGACCGCGGCATCACCGGCGCCATGTACGAATTCCCCACCACACGCCACCGCATGATCGGTTGCCGCAACATCATGACCATTCAGCCCGATGCGCCCGGCAAAGGCGACCGCATCTGGGTCAACTGGTGGGCCGAGGGCGAAGCCCACCCCTACACCAAGGTGATTCACGCCGTGAAGTGA